A portion of the Anabas testudineus chromosome 22, fAnaTes1.2, whole genome shotgun sequence genome contains these proteins:
- the slc7a14a gene encoding probable cationic amino acid transporter yields the protein MSSLVAKMDPRRIQWGSAWNTFASRVLRTKPVESMLDSAMSGTGSHGTRLARVLSTVDLVSLGVGSCVGTGMYVVSGLVAKEMAGPGVIVSFIIAAVASILSGVCYAEFGVRVPKTTGSAYTYSYVTVGECVAFFIGWNLILEYLIGTAAGASALSSMADSLANHSISNFMISHIGTLNGLGKGEQSYPDLLALLIALLVTVIVALGVKNSVGFNNALNVINLIVWVFMMIAGLFFVNGENWDEGRFLPFGWSGVMQGAATCFYAFIGFDIIATTGEEAKSPNTSIPYAITASLITCLTAYVSVSVILTLMVPYNEIDADAPLMEMFAMHGCMYAKYIVAVGSIAGLTVSLLGSLFPMPRVIYAMAGDGLLFKFLAHVSSYTETPAVACVVSGFLAALLSLLVSLRDLIEMMSIGTLLAYTLVSLCVLLLRYQPEGDIHGFVNFLSEEQNKKRKEGVLAECEKDACSPTSEADEYGGPPTNTCGAKNLPSLGDNEMLIGKPDKNAYSASHPNYGTVDMTTGIEAEESEGGMSRRLKKLIGPRYYTLRIRLGLPGKMDRPTPATGKTVTVCVLLLFIILFAFCSFIIFGASIIGEGHWWALLLLIFFIIFIALLIIIILQQPENPKRLPYMAPCVPFVPASAMLVNIYLMLKLSAITWIRFSIWCFVGVLIYFGYGMWNSTLEITARENEVHASTYQRYDQGVDEGFCGFDDDFYPPSTDPWGAPEGGSGLTPPPEAKPKSDGTPLKGAGRTIANHGLAEEDPMDF from the exons ATGAGCAGTCTGGTAGCAAAGATGGACCCTCGTAGGATACAGTGGGGCTCAGCATGGAACACCTTTGCGTCCCGTGTCTTGAGGACCAAACCCGTGGAGTCCATGTTAGATTCAGCCATGTCAGGCACCGGCTCCCATGGGACCAGACTGGCCCGGGTGTTATCTACGGTGGATCTTGTGTCACTGGGTGTGGGAAGCTGTGTCGGGACAGGGATGTATGTGGTCTCAGGGCTGGTTGCTAAGGAGATGGCTGGTCCGGGGGTCATTGTGTCCTTTATTATTGCTGCTGTGGCCTCCATACTATCAG GAGTGTGTTATGCAGAGTTTGGCGTGCGCGTGCCTAAGACCACAGGTTCGGCCTACACATACAGCTACGTGACTGTGGGCGAGTGCGTGGCCTTTTTCATCGGCTGGAACTTAATCCTGGAGTATCTGATTGGCACAGCAGCAGGGGCGTCGGCTCTCAGTAGCATGGCAGACTCGCTGGCCAATCACAGCATCAGCAACTTTATGATTTCACACATTGGGACGTTAAACGGCTTGG GGAAAGGAGAACAGTCGTACCCAGACCTGCTGGCGCTGCTCATAGCTCTGCTGGTGACGGTGATAGTGGCTTTGGGAGTGAAGAACTCTGTGGGCTTCAACAATGCGCTGAACGTCATTAACCTCATAGTGTGGGTGTTCATGATGATCGCCGGGCTGTTCTTTGTCAACGGAGAGAACTGGGACGAAGGGAGATTTCTGCCCTTTGGCTGGTCAGGG GTGATGCAGGGCGCAGCCACCTGTTTCTATGCCTTTATTGGATTTGACATCATTGCTACAACAGGAGAGGAGGCCAAGAGTCCAAACACTTCCATCCCCTATGCCATCACTGCCTCGCTCATCACCTGCCTCACTGCCTACGTCTCT GTTTCTGTGATCCTGACCCTGATGGTACCATACAATGAGATTGATGCAGATGCCCCATTGATGGAGATGTTTGCCATGCATGGCTGCATGTATGCTAAGTACATCGTGGCGGTAGGATCTATAGCTGGACTCACTGTCTCCCTCCTGGGGTCTCTGTTCCCAATGCCCCGGGTTATCTACGCCATGGCAGGGGATGGACTACTGTTTAA GTTCCTGGCCCATGTGTCTTCCTACACAGAGACTCCTGCTGTGGCCTGTGTAGTGTCAGGTTTTCTAGCTGCCTTGCTGTCCCTCCTGGTCAGCCTCAGGGACCTCATAGAGATGATGTCCATTGGAACCCTGCTTGCCTATACTTTA GTGAGTCTGTGTGTACTCCTGTTACGCTACCAACCTGAAGGCGACATCCACGGCTTTGTGAACTTCCTTTCTGAAGAGCAgaacaaaaagaggaaggaaggtGTTTTGGCTGAGTGCGAGAAAGATGCCTGCTCACCAACCAGCGAGGCCGATGAGTACGGAGGTCCACCCACTAACACCTGTGGAGCCAAAAACCTGCCGTCGCTTGGCGACAATGAGATGTTGATTGGTAAACCAGATAAAAATGCCTACAGTGCCAGTCACCCAAACTATGGCACAGTGGATATGACCACTGGCATTGAAGCAGAGGAGTCAGAGGGTGGGATGTCCCGGCGATTGAAGAAGCTGATTGGGCCACGCTACTACACTTTGAGGATCCGACTGGGCCTCCCAGGTAAAATGGACAGGCCCACTCCAGCAACAGGGAAAAcggtcactgtgtgtgtgctgctactcttcatcatcctcttcgCCTTTTGCTCCTTCATCATTTTTG GAGCCAGCATTATTGGGGAGGGTCACTGGTGGGCTTTGCTGCTATTAATCTTCTTCATTATCTTCATTGCGCTGCTCATCATCATTATCCTCCAGCAGCCTGAGAACCCCAAGCGGTTGCCCTACATGGCACCCTGTGTGCCCTTTGTACCTGCTTCAGCCATGCTGGTCAACATCTACCTCATGCTTAAACTCTCTGCCATCACCTGGATACGATTTTCAATCTGGTGCTTCGTGG GTGTGCTCATCTACTTCGGCTATGGCATGTGGAATAGTACCCTCGAGATCACAGCCAGAGAGAATGAGGTGCACGCCTCTACCTACCAGCGCTATGATCAAGGTGTGGACGAAGGCTTCTGTGGCTTCGATGATGATTTCTACCCGCCCTCTACTGATCCCTGGGGTGCTCCAGAGGGAGGATCGGGGCTTACCCCGCCCCCTGAGGCAAAACCCAAAAGTGATGGGACACCATTGAAAGGTGCAGGCAGGACCATTGCCAATCACGGCCTCGCTGAGGAGGATCCGATGGATTTCTGA